A genomic window from Nematostella vectensis chromosome 9, jaNemVect1.1, whole genome shotgun sequence includes:
- the LOC5512699 gene encoding astacin: MLWIFVVLVASVVASPHDRERRENGYQLFEGDIMFTAEQIRAAEHGQDPGSVGATARGLRQQGRWPGGVVPYVLDKSVKNPFLNSLGLKGPSEKAIEGAIKEWQQKTCIRFVPRTDQKDYVQFFDGGFSKCWSYVGRIGGMQKISIGFGCFTQGVVVHEIGHALGFYHEQSRPDRDNYVEIVWSNIKEENKHNFEKYNHGVIDSLGVPYDYGSIMHYGKRDFAKWPWQTTIKVKKSGASIGQRSHLSALDAKQMNLFYNCKKTKV; this comes from the exons ATGTTGTGGATCTTTGTTGTTTTAGTCGCCAGCGTCGTGGCGTCACCGCATGATAGAGAAAGACGGGAAAATG GCTACCAGTTGTTCGAGGGGGATATTATGTTCACCGCTGAGCAAATACGGGCCGCCGAGCACGGCCAGGACCCGGGCTCTGTGGGAGCTACTGCGCGTGGCCTGAGACAGCAGGGCCGCTGGCCAGGGGGAGTTGTGCCGTACGTTCTTGACAAGAGTGTCA AGAACCCCTTCCTGAACTCTCTTGGCCTCAAGGGGCCTTCCGAGAAGGCCATCGAGGGCGCCATCAAGGAATGGCAGCAGAAGACATGCATCCGCTTCGTGCCACGTACCGACCAAAAGGACTACGTGCAGTTCTTCGATGGAGGCTTTAGCAA GTGCTGGTCCTACGTGGGTCGCATAGGCGGCATGCAGAAGATCTCTATCGGCTTTGGCTGTTTCACTCAGGGAGTCGTGGTACACGAGATTGGCCACGCGTTGG GGTTCTACCACGAACAGAGCAGGCCTGACCGGGATAATTACGTGGAGATTGTTTGGAGCAACATCAAGGAAG aaaacaaacacaacttCGAGAAGTACAACCACGGAGTGATTGACAGCTTGGGCGTGCCGTACGATTACGGATCTATCATGCACTACGGGAAGCGCGACTTTGCCAAATGGCCTTGGCAAACCACAATTAAGGTCAAGAAATCAGGCGCGTCTATTGGTCAGCGGTCACACCTCAGCGCGCTGGATGCAAAACAGATGAACCTGTTTTATAACTGCAAAAAAACGAAGGTTTAA